One genomic segment of Streptomyces niveus includes these proteins:
- a CDS encoding bifunctional metallophosphatase/5'-nucleotidase — protein sequence MPLNRRTFLGRSAAAGAGVAIAGGAAVPAQALEHGAGHGHGHGRPPKRYSFTVMGTTDLHGNVFNWDYFTDKEFDDKARNDVGLAKISTLVNRVREEKGRGNTLLIDAGDTIQGTQLSYYYAKIDPITAKHGPVHPMAQAMNAIGYDAAALGNHEFNYGIPVLRKFEEQCRFPLLGANALDAKTLRPAFPPYVIKRLRTPHGRDVRVAVLGLTNPGIAIWDKVNVQGKMTFPGLEEQAAKWVPKLRSMGADVVIVSAHSGSSGTSSYGDQLPHIENAAGLVAEQVPGIDAILVGHAHSEIAEYRVTNKETGKDVVLSEPLKWGQRLTLFDFDLVWERGRWSVEKVGAQVLNSNTVDEDPKITGLLVDEHRKVVSYVNQVIGTSTAAMTTVDAPWRDEPLIDLINHVQTETVRAGLAGGEWAALPLLSQASCFSRTAGIPAGEVTIKDAAGLYPFENTLEARLLTGAQIKDYLEYSARYYVRTAAGAPVDTSKLTNADNIPDYNYDVVSGLTYDIDIAQPAGSRIVNLSFEGKALDPAARFVLAVNNYRASGGGNFPHVAGAQQLWANPDEIRNTIITWVQAEKTVDPARFASVDWKLTRDGTPVF from the coding sequence GCGCCGGTCACGGGCATGGCCACGGACGTCCGCCGAAGCGGTACTCGTTCACCGTGATGGGCACCACGGACCTGCACGGCAATGTCTTCAACTGGGACTACTTCACGGACAAGGAGTTCGACGACAAGGCCCGCAACGATGTCGGTCTGGCGAAGATCTCCACGCTGGTGAATCGCGTCCGTGAGGAGAAGGGGCGCGGCAACACGCTGCTCATCGACGCGGGCGACACGATCCAGGGCACCCAGCTCTCGTACTACTACGCGAAGATCGACCCGATCACGGCGAAGCACGGCCCGGTGCATCCGATGGCGCAGGCGATGAACGCGATCGGTTACGACGCCGCGGCGCTCGGCAACCACGAGTTCAACTACGGCATCCCGGTGCTGCGGAAGTTCGAGGAGCAGTGCCGTTTCCCGCTGCTCGGTGCGAACGCGCTGGACGCGAAGACGCTGCGGCCGGCGTTCCCGCCGTATGTGATCAAGCGGCTGCGCACCCCGCACGGGCGTGATGTGCGGGTGGCGGTGCTGGGTCTGACGAATCCGGGCATCGCGATCTGGGACAAGGTGAACGTCCAGGGGAAGATGACGTTCCCGGGTCTTGAGGAGCAGGCGGCGAAGTGGGTGCCCAAGCTCCGGTCGATGGGCGCGGATGTGGTGATCGTGTCCGCGCACTCGGGGTCGAGCGGTACGTCCTCGTACGGGGATCAGCTTCCGCACATCGAGAACGCGGCCGGTCTGGTGGCCGAGCAGGTGCCGGGCATCGACGCGATCCTGGTGGGGCACGCGCACAGCGAGATCGCCGAGTACCGGGTGACGAACAAGGAGACCGGCAAGGACGTGGTGCTGTCCGAGCCGCTGAAGTGGGGGCAGCGGCTGACGCTGTTCGACTTCGACCTGGTGTGGGAGCGGGGGCGCTGGTCGGTGGAGAAGGTGGGCGCCCAGGTCCTGAACTCGAACACGGTGGACGAGGACCCGAAGATCACCGGGCTGCTGGTGGACGAGCACCGCAAGGTGGTGAGTTACGTCAACCAGGTGATCGGGACGTCGACGGCGGCCATGACCACGGTCGACGCGCCGTGGCGGGACGAGCCGCTGATCGACCTGATCAACCATGTGCAGACGGAGACCGTGAGGGCGGGTCTCGCGGGTGGGGAGTGGGCGGCGCTGCCGTTGCTGTCGCAGGCCTCGTGTTTCTCGCGTACGGCGGGTATTCCGGCGGGCGAGGTGACCATCAAGGACGCGGCGGGGCTGTATCCGTTCGAGAACACCCTGGAGGCGCGGTTGCTGACGGGTGCTCAGATCAAGGATTATCTTGAGTACTCGGCGAGGTACTACGTGCGGACGGCGGCGGGTGCGCCGGTGGACACGTCGAAGCTGACGAACGCGGACAACATCCCGGACTACAACTACGACGTGGTGTCGGGGCTGACGTACGACATCGACATCGCGCAGCCGGCCGGTTCGCGGATCGTGAATCTGTCGTTCGAGGGGAAGGCGCTGGACCCGGCGGCGCGGTTCGTGCTGGCGGTGAACAACTACCGGGCGAGCGGCGGCGGGAACTTCCCGCATGTCGCGGGCGCCCAGCAGTTGTGGGCGAACCCGGACGAGATCCGGAACACGATCATCACGTGGGTGCAGGCGGAGAAGACCGTCGACCCGGCTCGGTTCGCCTCGGTGGACTGGAAGCTCACGCGCGACGGCACCCCGGTCTTCTGA